The Pseudonocardia broussonetiae DNA segment CGGGACCGTCAGCGGGGAGGGGCGGCGACCCCGAGGGGAGGTCCGACGATGTCCGTGCCGAAGCGGGCGGAGGCCGCCGCGAGGCGCGGCACGTCCGGGACCGACGGCGGGGGGAGCCCCGGGCCGTCCGCCCGGGAGCCGACCGCCGCCACGAACTCCTCGAACCCGCCCGGGCTGGTGATCTGCAGGGCGCGCACCGGCTCGGCCGAGCTGACGACGAACGCGTGCGGCACCGCCCGGGGCAGGAACACGAACCCGCCGGGGGCGACGTCGAAGGCGTCGTCGCCGCACTCCACGTGCAGGGCCCCGGTGAGCACGAGGAACGCCTCGTCCTCCGCCCCGTGCACGTGCCGCGGTGGTCCGAAGCCCTGCGGTGCCGCGAACTCGAGCAGGGTGTACGCCCCGCCCGTGCTCGTGCGGTCGGCCTTCACCGTCATCCGCGTGTCGAGGAACCACCAGGCGTCGCCGGCGCCGTCGGGCAGGTGGAAGGACATGGCCGCCTCCTATTAGACTGCGGGTCTAATCAGACTGCCAGTATAGTAAGGAGGTGACGCAGGTCAAGAGGATGGCGAGGGGCGGCGCGCGGCAGGCGATCCTCGACGCCGCGGGGCGGCTCTACGCCGAGCAGGGCTTCCTGGCGACGTCGATCGAGCAGATCGCGGCGGCCGCCGGGGTGGCCCGGCCCACGGTGTTCACCGCGACGGGGGGCAAGGCGGCGATCCTCAAGGAGGTCGTCGACATCGCCCTGAGCGGCGACGACGACCCCGTGCCGGTGCGCGAGCGCCCGTGGTTCGTCGAGATGATGGACGAACCCGACCCGCACCGGATGCTCGCCCTGCACGCCCGCAACATCACGACGATGGGCCGGCGCGTCGCCGCGGTCTACAGCGCCGTCGAGGCGGCGTCGACCGCCGACCCCGACGTGGGCGCGCTCTGGGAGTCGCTGCAGGCCCAGCGCCTGGCGGGCTCGCGGATGGTCGCCGAGCGCTTGGCCGGGAAGACCGCGCTGCGCGAGGGCTACGACGCCGACGCCGTGGCCGACGTGCTGTGGTCGGTCGGCTCGCCGATGGTCTACCGGAAGACCGTGACCGAGCGGGGCTGGTCGCCCGAGCGCTACGAGCGCTGGATGGCCGACCTGCTGCGCCGGCTGTTCCTGCCCGACCCCGCGTGACGCCGTGTGACGCCCTGTGACGCCGCCGGCCCCGCGACCGCGCGGGTGACCGCGGCTTGCCCGGCCCGCCGGGGTGCGCCACCCTGTGCGCGTGAGTGAGAAGACCGTCGCCCTGACCCTGGACGAGGCCGGACTGGCCACCGACCTGCCCCGGCCGCAGCATCCGCGCGACGAGGTGCAGCAGGTGCCCTACCGCCCGGTGCAGTTCCGCGACGACGACCTGCCCACGGCCCTGGAGCGCTCGGCGGCCTGGCTGCGGGCGGCGCAGGAGTGGCTGGGGGAGCCGCTCGACGTCATCGCCGTGCACCTCGACTACGACGACCGCGCCGGGTCCCCGTACTACGAGGTCAAGCTGCTCTGCAACGAGGAGGACCTCGCCGGCGCACCGCTCGCCGTCCAGCGGGCGGAGCTCGACGCGCAGCGCTGAGCCGGGCTCAGCGCAGCCGGCGCCACAGCGCCCGCACGCCGCCCACGGTCCCGGTCGCGACCAGCAGCGGGATCGGCAGGCAGCACCCGCACCCGCCCACCGACACGTCGGCCCCGCCCCGGGTCCGGCGCGAGTAGTACGGGACGGGGCCCCACAGCCCGAAGCGGCCGCGGGGCGAGCCGGGGCCGAGCCCACCTCGGCGGTCGAGGGGGAACCGGCGCGTCCTGCGGAACAGACCCATGCCCGCACCGGTACCCGTCGCCGGGCCCGTCAACCGCGGTTCCCGCCGCCCCCGGCGGGTACCGACCGGGCATGAACCCGTGGAGGACGGCCGTCGAGACGGCGTTCCGGGGCGTGGCGCGGTGGCGCCACGGCCGGGCCGTGCACACCCCGGGCGTGGAGCTCGACGCCGAGATCGACCTCGACCCGGACAGCCTGCTCGGGCACGCCCTCGGCGCGTCCGGGCCGCGCCCCGCGCTGGTGCGGGTGTCGCGGTCGGTCGGGCTGCCCGGCGGATGGCCCGACCTGCTCGGGATCGCCCTGCGCGTCCCGGCCGGGCACGGGCCGTTCGACCTGCTGCTCGCGGCGGTCGCCGGGCGCGGGTGGGCGCACCCGGTGCTGGTCCCGGTCCGCTCCTGGTGGGGACGGCCGTGGAGCACGGTCCTGCCCTACACCGCGGGCGGGCGCCTCGTCTGGCCCGGGCTGGAGACGCCGGACGGCCCGGCGGGCGAGGGCGCGGACGTCGCGCGGGTCGCCGAGGCCGTCGGGCGCGGGCCCGTCGTGTGCGCGGTGACCGAGCTCGTCGTGGGCGGCGCGCGCCGCCGCGTCGGGACACTGCGGCTCGACGCCGTCCGCACCGACCCGGCACCGGTGGCGTTCGACCCGATCCTGCACACCGCGCCCGGCCTGCGACAGGTCCGGCTGCTGTCCGGGCTGCGGGAGTGGGCCTACACCGGGTCCCGCGAGGGCCGGGGGGCCCCGCCGGCCGACGGACCGAGCCGCCAGGAGCGCAGCCAGACGGTGTACGGCGAGCGCAGCAAGTCGGCCAGCACGGAGTCGGGCAGCACGGCGTCGGTGTCGGTGACGACGTAGCCCTGCTCGCCGCGCGTCGACAGGGACTGGCCGGTCACGTTGACGCCCGCCTCGGCCAGCGACCTGTTGATCTCGGCCAGCACACCCGGGACGCTCGTGTGCAGGTAGCCCATCCGGAACGAGCCGGCGGGCTGCGGGGCGGCCACCTGCGGCATGTTCACCGACAGCTCGGTGGCGCCCGCGGCGACGAAGCCGAGCAGCTTGCCCGACACGAAGTACCCGATCTCCTCCTGCGCCTCCTGCGTCGAGCCGCCGACGTGCGGGGTGAGGATGACGTTGTCCAGGCCGCGCAGCGGTGACTCGAAGGGGTCGCCCTGGGCCTTGGGCTCGGACGGGAAGACGTCGATCGCGGCGCCGGCGAGGTGCCCGGACAGGATGTTGTCGCGCAGCGCGTTGTCGTCGACGACCATGCCGCGCGAGGCGTTGATGAAGATCGCGCCCGGCTTCATCTGCGCGAACTGCTCGGCGCCGAACAGCCCGGCGTTGCCGAGCCTGCCGTCGACGTGCAGGCTCACGACGTCGGAGGCGGCCAGCAGCTCGCCGAGCGTGCCGACGCGGCGCGCGTTGCCGTGGGCGAGCCGGTCGGCCGTGTCGAAGAAGATCACCCGCAGGCCGACGGACTCCGCGACGTTGGACAGCTGCGTGCCGATGTTGCCGTAGCCGACGATGCCCAGCGTGCGGCCGCGGACCTCGTGGCTGCCGCGCGCCGACTTGTCCCAGACGCCCTCGTGCATCCGCTGGGTCTTCTCGGGCAGCCGCCGCGCGAGCGCGATGATCTCGCCCAGCACCAGCTCGACGACGCTGCGCGTGTTGGAGAACGGCGCGTTGAAGACCGCGACCCCGCGCTCGGTGGCGCCCGCGAGGTCGACCTGGTTGGTGCCGATGCAGAAGCACCCGATCGCCAGCAGGTCCTTGCCCGCGTCGAGCACGCGCGCGGTGACCTTGGTGTTGGACCGGATCCCGAGCACCGACACCCCCGGGAGCACGTCGACGAGCTCGTCCTCGCTCAGCGAGCCCGCGCGCGTCTCGACCTCGTGGCCCGCGCGCCGGAACGCCTCGGCCGCGTCGGGGTGGATGCCTTCCAGGAGCAGTGCCTTCACACCGACGAACCTAGCGTCTCAGGACTGCAGCCCCTGGTCGCGGGGCAGCGGACCGGCGTCGGAGACCCGTCCGGGGTGCTGCGCCGCGTGCCGCTGGCCGGGTCCCGGGCCGGACCGGGCGGCCAGCGCATCGGCGACGATCCCGGTGGCCGCGGCGAACACCGCCTTGTGCAGCAGGTCCACGGCCAGCTCGGGCCGCGGCCAGGTCTGCGGCGGCGCGCCGACGCCGGTGGCGTTCTCCAGGACCTGGTCGTTGGTGAGCCGCACCACGGCGAACATCGCCGACGCCACCGGCCCGCGCAGCCCGGCGTGGGCCATGACGCTGCGCAGCACGCCGATCAGCGCGCCCTGCCCGATGTGCATCGTCCAGTTCGCCGCGCCCGAGCGGTTCGCGGGCCGCTCGGGGAGCCCGGTCAGCCGCTGCAGCACCCGGGCCGGCACCAGGGAGTCCGGGCGGTGGGTGAACCGCTGCTCCACCTTCTCACCCAGCGTCATCACCACGGCCCCGGCGGCGCCGGCGACCAGACCCTGCCAGATCGCGCTCCTCGTCATGGCCCTGCGGCTACCCGCTGACGTGCGCCCGAAGCCCGCGCCCCGGCGATCCCCGGCGCCCGTTCGGCGCGCGCGCTGCCGGGTAGCCCGGCGGCGTGGACGCACCCGGAGGGCCCGTGCAGCGCGGTCGGTCGATGCTCGTGGCGGCCGCGATCGGCGTCGGGCTGATGGCCGCGGTCGACGAGATCGTGTTCCACCAGATCCTGGCCTGGCACCACTTCTACGACCGGGCGACGCCCGCGATCGGGCTGCTGTCCGACGGACTGCTGCACACCGCGGAGATCGTCGTCCTCGTCGCCGCGGGGTTCGGGTTCGCCGACCTGCGCCGCCGCGGTGCGCTGGCCCCGGTGTCGGCGTGGGCCGGACTGTTCCTGGGGGCCGGGGGCTTCCAGCTCTTCGACGCCGTCGTCGACCACAAACTGCTGCGCGTGCACCAGGTCCGCTACGTCGAGGACCTGCTGCCCTACGACCTCGCCTGGAGCGGCTCGGGGGTGCTCCTGCTGCTGGTCGGTGCCGTCCTCGCGCGGCGCGGGCGGCGCGAGGGCGCTCCGGTGCGGGGGAGCGGCCGGTGACGCACGCCGGCCACGCCGGCACCGCCGTCCCGGTGGTGGGCTGGCTGGTCACGGTGCTGCTCGTGCTGGTGCCGGCGGCCGCGTACGCGGCTCTGGTCCGGGCCCGCGGGCGGCCGTGGCCGCCGCTGCGGACGGCGAGCACGGTCGCCGGGCTGGTGCTGGCGGCGCTGGCCGTGTCGCCCCTGCTGGGGCCGCACGACCCCCGCGGGCACATGGTCCAGCACCTGCTCCTGGGGATGGTCGCGCCCGTCGCGCTGGTGCTCGGGGCGCCGGGCACGCTCCTGCTGGGCGCGCTGCCGGTCGCCCGCCGGGGCGTCGCGCGGGCGGTGCTGCGCAGCCGGGTGCTGCACGTGCTCACGCACCCGGTGACCGCCGCGGTCCTGTCCGTCGGCGGGCTCCACGTCCTGTACCTGACGCCGCTGCACGCCCTCGCGGCCGCCGACGGCACCGTCCGCGCGCTCGTCGACGTGCACGTCCTGCTGTCCGGGGTGCTGTTCGCGTGGGCGGTCGCGGGCCCGGACCCGGCGCCGCGCCGACCGTCGGTGACGACCCGTGCGGTCGTGCTCGTGCTCGCGGGCGGGGCCCACGCGCACCTGGCCAAGCTGCTCCACGCCCACGACCTGCACGGCCTGCGCGACGCCGCGCCGCTCATGTACTACGGCGGCGACCTGGCCGAGCTCCTGCTCGCCGTCGCCCTGTTCGCGTCCTGGTACCGCGCCCGCCCGTCGCCCGTTTCGGGGCCCCGTCGCCGGGCACACCCGGCGAGTCCGCATCCCGATCGCCCCAGGAGAAGCCGTGTTCTTCCACCGCCAGGAACTGCAGTACAAGTCGACGCCGGACAAGCCTGACGCCGTCTACGCCCGCAAGCTCCAGGAGGTGCTGGGCGGGCAGTACGGCGAGATCAGCGTGGCCATGCAGTACATGTTCCAGGGCTGGAACATGCACACGCCCGGCAAGTACCGCGACCTCGTCTTCGGCATCGCGTCCGAGGAGATCGGCCACGTCGAGATGCTGGCGACGATGATCGCCCAGCTGCTGGAGAAGGCCCCGCTGGGCATCACCTCCGACGCCGTGCAGGACGACCCGACCGTGGCGGCGGTCGTCGGCGGCATGGACGTGCAGCACGCCATCGTCGCCGGTGCGGGCGCCCGCGCGGTCGACAGCAACGGCAACCCGTGGCAGGGCAGCTACATCACCGCGAGCGGCAACCTGCTCGCCGACTTCCAGGCCAACGCGAACGCCGAGATGCAGGGCCGCCTCCAGGTCGCCCGGCTCTACCACATGACCGACGACCACGGCGTCCGCGACCTGCTGTCGTTCCTGCTCGCGCGCGACACCATGCACCAGAACATGTGGCTGGCCGCGGCCGCCGAGCTGCAGGAGGAGGGCGCCGAGCTGCTGCCGGTGCCGAGCAACTTCCCGCAGAGCATGGAGAACACCGACGTCAACTACCAGTACCTGAACTTCAGCGACGGCACGCAGGCGTCGGAGGGCCGCTGGGCCAAGGGCCCGTCGGTCGACGGCAAGGGCGAGTTCACCTACCACGAGGGGCCGACGACGACCGCCCCCATGCCGCCCCCCACGCGTCCCGACGCGCGCATGTACGGCACGACCGACCTCCCCAACGCGATGGAGAAGGTCGCGGGCCGCGCGCAGGACATGCTCAACCGCGAGTGACGGCGTCCCGGCTCCGGACCCGCGGGTCCGGAGCCGGACCGGTCGTCAGGAGGCCGCGCGGTGCGCGACCGCCGCGGACCGGTGGTCCCGCACGTGGGGCCGGAGCAGGTCGGCCAGCCCGTGCGGGTCCTCGACGCCGAGCACGGCGACGGGGTGGCGCAGCCGCCGCCACGGCCCGGAACCGGCGACCGGGCGGTGGAAGCGCAGCCGCACCCGCTCGCACCAGCTCGCCCCGAGGCAGAGGCTCCGGTCGCGCAGACCGGCCCGGACGCCGAGCAGCCGTCCGGTGGCCGCCGGCCGCACCAGCTCGACCGACGCCAGGTTGGGCAGCGGCGTGCACCACCCCCAGCGACCCAGCCGCAGGTCGACCAGGCCGTCGCCCACCAGCACCGCCGCGGACACCGGGTCGACCGACAACCGGGCCAGCCGCCGCGCCGCGGGGACGTCGAACCGCAGGTCGAACCGTTCGGGAGCGATCGGCCGGTGATCGGCTCGCAGCGGTGGCAGCACGTCGTCCTCCTCCGGCCGGGCGTCCCGGCCCGAGCCCGGAGGTACCCGTCCCCGTCCGCCCCACACGATCGGAAGCGCCATGACCGCACCCGACGATCCCCGCCCCGACGGCCCCAGCCCCGACGACCCCAGCCCCGACGGCCCCCGCTCGATCGCGACGCAGAGCGTCGACGAGATGGGCGGGCCGACCAGCATCCTGGCCCGCCAGCGCGCCGACCACGCCCGGCTCGACCGACTGATGGACCGCGCCCGCGCCACCGAGGCGGCCGGGGGCCGGGCCCACGCGGTGGCGCTGCGGGCCGTCGCCCGCCTGGTCTTCACGCACGCCTTCGCCGAGGAGGCGGTGCTGTTCCCCGCGGCGCGGCGCGTGCTGCCCGAGGG contains these protein-coding regions:
- a CDS encoding cupin domain-containing protein — translated: MSFHLPDGAGDAWWFLDTRMTVKADRTSTGGAYTLLEFAAPQGFGPPRHVHGAEDEAFLVLTGALHVECGDDAFDVAPGGFVFLPRAVPHAFVVSSAEPVRALQITSPGGFEEFVAAVGSRADGPGLPPPSVPDVPRLAAASARFGTDIVGPPLGVAAPPR
- a CDS encoding TetR/AcrR family transcriptional regulator; the encoded protein is MTQVKRMARGGARQAILDAAGRLYAEQGFLATSIEQIAAAAGVARPTVFTATGGKAAILKEVVDIALSGDDDPVPVRERPWFVEMMDEPDPHRMLALHARNITTMGRRVAAVYSAVEAASTADPDVGALWESLQAQRLAGSRMVAERLAGKTALREGYDADAVADVLWSVGSPMVYRKTVTERGWSPERYERWMADLLRRLFLPDPA
- the serA gene encoding phosphoglycerate dehydrogenase; protein product: MKALLLEGIHPDAAEAFRRAGHEVETRAGSLSEDELVDVLPGVSVLGIRSNTKVTARVLDAGKDLLAIGCFCIGTNQVDLAGATERGVAVFNAPFSNTRSVVELVLGEIIALARRLPEKTQRMHEGVWDKSARGSHEVRGRTLGIVGYGNIGTQLSNVAESVGLRVIFFDTADRLAHGNARRVGTLGELLAASDVVSLHVDGRLGNAGLFGAEQFAQMKPGAIFINASRGMVVDDNALRDNILSGHLAGAAIDVFPSEPKAQGDPFESPLRGLDNVILTPHVGGSTQEAQEEIGYFVSGKLLGFVAAGATELSVNMPQVAAPQPAGSFRMGYLHTSVPGVLAEINRSLAEAGVNVTGQSLSTRGEQGYVVTDTDAVLPDSVLADLLRSPYTVWLRSWRLGPSAGGAPRPSRDPV
- a CDS encoding DUF2243 domain-containing protein, with the protein product MDAPGGPVQRGRSMLVAAAIGVGLMAAVDEIVFHQILAWHHFYDRATPAIGLLSDGLLHTAEIVVLVAAGFGFADLRRRGALAPVSAWAGLFLGAGGFQLFDAVVDHKLLRVHQVRYVEDLLPYDLAWSGSGVLLLLVGAVLARRGRREGAPVRGSGR
- a CDS encoding cytochrome c oxidase assembly protein, which translates into the protein MTHAGHAGTAVPVVGWLVTVLLVLVPAAAYAALVRARGRPWPPLRTASTVAGLVLAALAVSPLLGPHDPRGHMVQHLLLGMVAPVALVLGAPGTLLLGALPVARRGVARAVLRSRVLHVLTHPVTAAVLSVGGLHVLYLTPLHALAAADGTVRALVDVHVLLSGVLFAWAVAGPDPAPRRPSVTTRAVVLVLAGGAHAHLAKLLHAHDLHGLRDAAPLMYYGGDLAELLLAVALFASWYRARPSPVSGPRRRAHPASPHPDRPRRSRVLPPPGTAVQVDAGQA
- a CDS encoding manganese catalase family protein, encoding MFFHRQELQYKSTPDKPDAVYARKLQEVLGGQYGEISVAMQYMFQGWNMHTPGKYRDLVFGIASEEIGHVEMLATMIAQLLEKAPLGITSDAVQDDPTVAAVVGGMDVQHAIVAGAGARAVDSNGNPWQGSYITASGNLLADFQANANAEMQGRLQVARLYHMTDDHGVRDLLSFLLARDTMHQNMWLAAAAELQEEGAELLPVPSNFPQSMENTDVNYQYLNFSDGTQASEGRWAKGPSVDGKGEFTYHEGPTTTAPMPPPTRPDARMYGTTDLPNAMEKVAGRAQDMLNRE